In one Lolium rigidum isolate FL_2022 chromosome 3, APGP_CSIRO_Lrig_0.1, whole genome shotgun sequence genomic region, the following are encoded:
- the LOC124696942 gene encoding polygalacturonase QRT2-like, whose amino-acid sequence MDGNGAIWWTCFNKKKCRVRPILLAFASCNNLSVKNIHLKDSPDKHMTLFRCSQVQVNNVSVRAPGKSPNTDGITMSLSDHVYISNCSFKTGDDCVSILSGTSDVNITNSACGPGHGISVGSLGGNNTTALVERITVSNCSFSKTMTGVRIKSWQGGSGKANGFLFENLNMTDVQYPIDIDQFYCPPGNCPPQDSAVAISDARFINIHGTSSNPKAIRILCSQSVQCRGIYLDNINLSCSRHTARTRATISNAYGTIEGTVKPHVQFLGA is encoded by the exons ATGGACGGCAATGGCGCCATCTGGTGGACTTGCTTCAACAAGAAG AAATGTCGTGTCCGGCCAATT CTGCTAGCATTCGCAAGCTGCAACAACCTATCCGTGAAGAACATACACCTGAAGGACAGCCCAGACAAGCACATGACCTTGTTCCGGTGCAGCCAGGTGCAGGTGAACAACGTCTCCGTCAGGGCGCCAGGCAAAAGCCCTAACACGGACGGGATCACCATGTCCTTATCCGACCACGTTTATATCTCGAATTGCTCTTTCAAAACCG GTGACGACTGCGTGTCGATTCTATCAGGGACCAGTGATGTTAATATCACCAACAGCGCGTGTGGGCCTGGTCATGGCATCAG TGTGGGAAGCCTTGGAGGCAACAATACGACAGCACTTGTGGAAAGGATTACAGTATCCAACTGCAGCTTTTCTAAAACTATGACTGGTGTTAGGATCAAATCGTGGCAG GGTGGCAGTGGCAAAGCAAATGGTTTCCTTTTTGAGAACCTCAACATGACTGATGTCCAATATCCTATTGACATTGACCAGTTCTATTGTCCCCCGGGAAATTGTCCGCCACAG GATAGCGCTGTGGCCATATCTGACGCCAGGTTCATCAACATCCACGGGACATCCTCCAACCCCAAAGCCATCCGGATTCTGTGCAGCCAGAGTGTGCAGTGTCGCGGCATCTATCTTGACAACATTAACCTCTCCTGCTCTCGGCATACCGCCCGAACACGAGCCACTATTTCAAATGCCTACGGAACCATTGAGGGCACGGTGAAACCACATGTACAGTTCCTAGGCGCTTGA